In a genomic window of Thunnus thynnus chromosome 16, fThuThy2.1, whole genome shotgun sequence:
- the bag5 gene encoding BAG family molecular chaperone regulator 5 isoform X4, which yields MDHGGSQQQQQHPMEQQQQPYHPQHPAMMRLYEVQKEVASLGPQVCTFSGLQNDREYKRLERDLTRLLLEVDQVDTEGKLELQGGRKRAAQEVEGLLRYLEENATHPSRLAIEQLSNEARRLVDERVVAPQRSGGVAEINDELVDALQQLVLRLTQVKTEGRVPLRKARYRALTRLCAVQDVIEGRTQQQTLSLPLSGDTHEAVHCINQVMVKVSVARSQLVALLMGLSGRDSCAHLSRILTEMQVELDALDVSGNAAIRNYRKQVVEEINGLLKHLDLEGEGDDTRRYDLAQNNSIREIEAVRAHVSHLREGVLRHCAMGDLGFRPKAELQSLLTHLDQVDTAKNPCIREARRRAVVEVQAIITFLDLREALARRQPGPSEHPSHRAVWLVLGSLSDLQAQVLGFDGKRVDKSYMMLEELLTKQLLALDAVDPQGDEMTKMARKQAVKFAQNILNYLDMKTDEWEY from the exons ATGGACCATGGCGGctcgcagcagcagcaacaacatccaatggagcagcagcagcagccgtaTCATCCGCAGCATCCGGCCATGATGCGTCTGTACGAGGTGCAGAAGGAGGTGGCCTCTCTGGGGCCGCAGGTCTGCACCTTCAGCGGCCTGCAGAACGACCGCGAGTACAAGCGTCTGGAGCGCGACCTGACCCggctgctgctggaggtggaCCAGGTGGACACGGAGGGCAAACTGGAGCTGCAGGGGGGACGAAAGCGAGCGGCACAAGAGGTGGAGGGCCTGCTACGCTACCTGGAGGAGAACGCCACCCACCCGTCCCGTCTGGCCATCGAGCAGCTGAGCAACGAGGCGCGGCGGCTGGTGGACGAGCGCGTGGTGGCGCCGCAGCGTTCCGGCGGGGTGGCCGAGATCAACGACGAGCTGGTGGACGCGCTGCAGCAGCTGGTGCTGAGGCTCACCCAGGTCAAGACCGAAGGGAGGGTGCCGCTCCGCAAAGCACGCTACCGGGCGCTGACACGCCTGTGCGCCGTGCAGGACGTGATCGAAGGGCGCACGCAGCAGCAGACCCTCTCCCTGCCGCTGTCGGGGGACACCCACGAGGCCGTGCACTGCATCAACCaggtgatggtgaaggtgagCGTGGCGCGCAGTCAGCTGGTGGCTCTGCTGATGGGCCTGAGCGGGAGGGACAGCTGCGCCCACCTGTCACGCATCCTGACGGAGATGCAGGTAGAGCTGGACGCTCTGGATGTTTCCGGGAACGCGGCGATCAGAAATTACCGGAAACAGGTTGTGGAGGAGATTAACGGGCTGCTGAAACATCTGGACCTGGAGGGGGAGGGAGACGACACGCGCAG GTACGACTTGGCTCAGAACAACTCCATCCGCGAGATAGAGGCGGTGCGAGCTCACGTCTCCCACCTGCGAGAAGGCGTCCTGCGGCACTGCGCGATGGGCGACCTCGGCTTCAGACCCAAAGCCGAGCTGCAGAGCCTCCTCACGCACCTGGACCAGGTGGACACGGCTAAGAACCCGTGTATCAGAGAGGCCCGCCGCCGCGCCGTGGTGGAGGTCCAGGCCATCATCACCTTCCTGGACCTCCGCGAGGCCCTGGCCCGCCGTCAGCCGGGCCCCAGCGAGCACCCATCGCACCGGGCCGTGTGGCTGGTCCTGGGGAGCCTGTCGGACCTCCAGGCCCAGGTTCTGGGCTTCGACGGCAAACGGGTCGACAAGAGCTACATGATGCTGGAGGAGCTGTTGACCAAACAGCTGCTGGCGCTAGACGCCGTGGACCCGCAGGGCGACGAGATGACCAAGATGGCGCGGAAGCAGGCGGTGAAGTTCGCCCAGAACATTCTCAACTATCTGGACATGAAGACGGACGAGTGGGAGTATTGA
- the bag5 gene encoding BAG family molecular chaperone regulator 5 isoform X1, which translates to MGKAAKKSRAGSRTGASGRSLFGKPFDGGKRMDHGGSQQQQQHPMEQQQQPYHPQHPAMMRLYEVQKEVASLGPQVCTFSGLQNDREYKRLERDLTRLLLEVDQVDTEGKLELQGGRKRAAQEVEGLLRYLEENATHPSRLAIEQLSNEARRLVDERVVAPQRSGGVAEINDELVDALQQLVLRLTQVKTEGRVPLRKARYRALTRLCAVQDVIEGRTQQQTLSLPLSGDTHEAVHCINQVMVKVSVARSQLVALLMGLSGRDSCAHLSRILTEMQVELDALDVSGNAAIRNYRKQVVEEINGLLKHLDLEGEGDDTRRYDLAQNNSIREIEAVRAHVSHLREGVLRHCAMGDLGFRPKAELQSLLTHLDQVDTAKNPCIREARRRAVVEVQAIITFLDLREALARRQPGPSEHPSHRAVWLVLGSLSDLQAQVLGFDGKRVDKSYMMLEELLTKQLLALDAVDPQGDEMTKMARKQAVKFAQNILNYLDMKTDEWEY; encoded by the exons cctgtTTGGGAAGCCCTTTGATGGAGGGAAGAGGATGGACCATGGCGGctcgcagcagcagcaacaacatccaatggagcagcagcagcagccgtaTCATCCGCAGCATCCGGCCATGATGCGTCTGTACGAGGTGCAGAAGGAGGTGGCCTCTCTGGGGCCGCAGGTCTGCACCTTCAGCGGCCTGCAGAACGACCGCGAGTACAAGCGTCTGGAGCGCGACCTGACCCggctgctgctggaggtggaCCAGGTGGACACGGAGGGCAAACTGGAGCTGCAGGGGGGACGAAAGCGAGCGGCACAAGAGGTGGAGGGCCTGCTACGCTACCTGGAGGAGAACGCCACCCACCCGTCCCGTCTGGCCATCGAGCAGCTGAGCAACGAGGCGCGGCGGCTGGTGGACGAGCGCGTGGTGGCGCCGCAGCGTTCCGGCGGGGTGGCCGAGATCAACGACGAGCTGGTGGACGCGCTGCAGCAGCTGGTGCTGAGGCTCACCCAGGTCAAGACCGAAGGGAGGGTGCCGCTCCGCAAAGCACGCTACCGGGCGCTGACACGCCTGTGCGCCGTGCAGGACGTGATCGAAGGGCGCACGCAGCAGCAGACCCTCTCCCTGCCGCTGTCGGGGGACACCCACGAGGCCGTGCACTGCATCAACCaggtgatggtgaaggtgagCGTGGCGCGCAGTCAGCTGGTGGCTCTGCTGATGGGCCTGAGCGGGAGGGACAGCTGCGCCCACCTGTCACGCATCCTGACGGAGATGCAGGTAGAGCTGGACGCTCTGGATGTTTCCGGGAACGCGGCGATCAGAAATTACCGGAAACAGGTTGTGGAGGAGATTAACGGGCTGCTGAAACATCTGGACCTGGAGGGGGAGGGAGACGACACGCGCAG GTACGACTTGGCTCAGAACAACTCCATCCGCGAGATAGAGGCGGTGCGAGCTCACGTCTCCCACCTGCGAGAAGGCGTCCTGCGGCACTGCGCGATGGGCGACCTCGGCTTCAGACCCAAAGCCGAGCTGCAGAGCCTCCTCACGCACCTGGACCAGGTGGACACGGCTAAGAACCCGTGTATCAGAGAGGCCCGCCGCCGCGCCGTGGTGGAGGTCCAGGCCATCATCACCTTCCTGGACCTCCGCGAGGCCCTGGCCCGCCGTCAGCCGGGCCCCAGCGAGCACCCATCGCACCGGGCCGTGTGGCTGGTCCTGGGGAGCCTGTCGGACCTCCAGGCCCAGGTTCTGGGCTTCGACGGCAAACGGGTCGACAAGAGCTACATGATGCTGGAGGAGCTGTTGACCAAACAGCTGCTGGCGCTAGACGCCGTGGACCCGCAGGGCGACGAGATGACCAAGATGGCGCGGAAGCAGGCGGTGAAGTTCGCCCAGAACATTCTCAACTATCTGGACATGAAGACGGACGAGTGGGAGTATTGA
- the bag5 gene encoding BAG family molecular chaperone regulator 5 isoform X3, with amino-acid sequence MAVRWLCSLFGKPFDGGKRMDHGGSQQQQQHPMEQQQQPYHPQHPAMMRLYEVQKEVASLGPQVCTFSGLQNDREYKRLERDLTRLLLEVDQVDTEGKLELQGGRKRAAQEVEGLLRYLEENATHPSRLAIEQLSNEARRLVDERVVAPQRSGGVAEINDELVDALQQLVLRLTQVKTEGRVPLRKARYRALTRLCAVQDVIEGRTQQQTLSLPLSGDTHEAVHCINQVMVKVSVARSQLVALLMGLSGRDSCAHLSRILTEMQVELDALDVSGNAAIRNYRKQVVEEINGLLKHLDLEGEGDDTRRYDLAQNNSIREIEAVRAHVSHLREGVLRHCAMGDLGFRPKAELQSLLTHLDQVDTAKNPCIREARRRAVVEVQAIITFLDLREALARRQPGPSEHPSHRAVWLVLGSLSDLQAQVLGFDGKRVDKSYMMLEELLTKQLLALDAVDPQGDEMTKMARKQAVKFAQNILNYLDMKTDEWEY; translated from the exons cctgtTTGGGAAGCCCTTTGATGGAGGGAAGAGGATGGACCATGGCGGctcgcagcagcagcaacaacatccaatggagcagcagcagcagccgtaTCATCCGCAGCATCCGGCCATGATGCGTCTGTACGAGGTGCAGAAGGAGGTGGCCTCTCTGGGGCCGCAGGTCTGCACCTTCAGCGGCCTGCAGAACGACCGCGAGTACAAGCGTCTGGAGCGCGACCTGACCCggctgctgctggaggtggaCCAGGTGGACACGGAGGGCAAACTGGAGCTGCAGGGGGGACGAAAGCGAGCGGCACAAGAGGTGGAGGGCCTGCTACGCTACCTGGAGGAGAACGCCACCCACCCGTCCCGTCTGGCCATCGAGCAGCTGAGCAACGAGGCGCGGCGGCTGGTGGACGAGCGCGTGGTGGCGCCGCAGCGTTCCGGCGGGGTGGCCGAGATCAACGACGAGCTGGTGGACGCGCTGCAGCAGCTGGTGCTGAGGCTCACCCAGGTCAAGACCGAAGGGAGGGTGCCGCTCCGCAAAGCACGCTACCGGGCGCTGACACGCCTGTGCGCCGTGCAGGACGTGATCGAAGGGCGCACGCAGCAGCAGACCCTCTCCCTGCCGCTGTCGGGGGACACCCACGAGGCCGTGCACTGCATCAACCaggtgatggtgaaggtgagCGTGGCGCGCAGTCAGCTGGTGGCTCTGCTGATGGGCCTGAGCGGGAGGGACAGCTGCGCCCACCTGTCACGCATCCTGACGGAGATGCAGGTAGAGCTGGACGCTCTGGATGTTTCCGGGAACGCGGCGATCAGAAATTACCGGAAACAGGTTGTGGAGGAGATTAACGGGCTGCTGAAACATCTGGACCTGGAGGGGGAGGGAGACGACACGCGCAG GTACGACTTGGCTCAGAACAACTCCATCCGCGAGATAGAGGCGGTGCGAGCTCACGTCTCCCACCTGCGAGAAGGCGTCCTGCGGCACTGCGCGATGGGCGACCTCGGCTTCAGACCCAAAGCCGAGCTGCAGAGCCTCCTCACGCACCTGGACCAGGTGGACACGGCTAAGAACCCGTGTATCAGAGAGGCCCGCCGCCGCGCCGTGGTGGAGGTCCAGGCCATCATCACCTTCCTGGACCTCCGCGAGGCCCTGGCCCGCCGTCAGCCGGGCCCCAGCGAGCACCCATCGCACCGGGCCGTGTGGCTGGTCCTGGGGAGCCTGTCGGACCTCCAGGCCCAGGTTCTGGGCTTCGACGGCAAACGGGTCGACAAGAGCTACATGATGCTGGAGGAGCTGTTGACCAAACAGCTGCTGGCGCTAGACGCCGTGGACCCGCAGGGCGACGAGATGACCAAGATGGCGCGGAAGCAGGCGGTGAAGTTCGCCCAGAACATTCTCAACTATCTGGACATGAAGACGGACGAGTGGGAGTATTGA
- the bag5 gene encoding BAG family molecular chaperone regulator 5 isoform X2 — protein sequence MCANVFGVLKSLFGKPFDGGKRMDHGGSQQQQQHPMEQQQQPYHPQHPAMMRLYEVQKEVASLGPQVCTFSGLQNDREYKRLERDLTRLLLEVDQVDTEGKLELQGGRKRAAQEVEGLLRYLEENATHPSRLAIEQLSNEARRLVDERVVAPQRSGGVAEINDELVDALQQLVLRLTQVKTEGRVPLRKARYRALTRLCAVQDVIEGRTQQQTLSLPLSGDTHEAVHCINQVMVKVSVARSQLVALLMGLSGRDSCAHLSRILTEMQVELDALDVSGNAAIRNYRKQVVEEINGLLKHLDLEGEGDDTRRYDLAQNNSIREIEAVRAHVSHLREGVLRHCAMGDLGFRPKAELQSLLTHLDQVDTAKNPCIREARRRAVVEVQAIITFLDLREALARRQPGPSEHPSHRAVWLVLGSLSDLQAQVLGFDGKRVDKSYMMLEELLTKQLLALDAVDPQGDEMTKMARKQAVKFAQNILNYLDMKTDEWEY from the exons cctgtTTGGGAAGCCCTTTGATGGAGGGAAGAGGATGGACCATGGCGGctcgcagcagcagcaacaacatccaatggagcagcagcagcagccgtaTCATCCGCAGCATCCGGCCATGATGCGTCTGTACGAGGTGCAGAAGGAGGTGGCCTCTCTGGGGCCGCAGGTCTGCACCTTCAGCGGCCTGCAGAACGACCGCGAGTACAAGCGTCTGGAGCGCGACCTGACCCggctgctgctggaggtggaCCAGGTGGACACGGAGGGCAAACTGGAGCTGCAGGGGGGACGAAAGCGAGCGGCACAAGAGGTGGAGGGCCTGCTACGCTACCTGGAGGAGAACGCCACCCACCCGTCCCGTCTGGCCATCGAGCAGCTGAGCAACGAGGCGCGGCGGCTGGTGGACGAGCGCGTGGTGGCGCCGCAGCGTTCCGGCGGGGTGGCCGAGATCAACGACGAGCTGGTGGACGCGCTGCAGCAGCTGGTGCTGAGGCTCACCCAGGTCAAGACCGAAGGGAGGGTGCCGCTCCGCAAAGCACGCTACCGGGCGCTGACACGCCTGTGCGCCGTGCAGGACGTGATCGAAGGGCGCACGCAGCAGCAGACCCTCTCCCTGCCGCTGTCGGGGGACACCCACGAGGCCGTGCACTGCATCAACCaggtgatggtgaaggtgagCGTGGCGCGCAGTCAGCTGGTGGCTCTGCTGATGGGCCTGAGCGGGAGGGACAGCTGCGCCCACCTGTCACGCATCCTGACGGAGATGCAGGTAGAGCTGGACGCTCTGGATGTTTCCGGGAACGCGGCGATCAGAAATTACCGGAAACAGGTTGTGGAGGAGATTAACGGGCTGCTGAAACATCTGGACCTGGAGGGGGAGGGAGACGACACGCGCAG GTACGACTTGGCTCAGAACAACTCCATCCGCGAGATAGAGGCGGTGCGAGCTCACGTCTCCCACCTGCGAGAAGGCGTCCTGCGGCACTGCGCGATGGGCGACCTCGGCTTCAGACCCAAAGCCGAGCTGCAGAGCCTCCTCACGCACCTGGACCAGGTGGACACGGCTAAGAACCCGTGTATCAGAGAGGCCCGCCGCCGCGCCGTGGTGGAGGTCCAGGCCATCATCACCTTCCTGGACCTCCGCGAGGCCCTGGCCCGCCGTCAGCCGGGCCCCAGCGAGCACCCATCGCACCGGGCCGTGTGGCTGGTCCTGGGGAGCCTGTCGGACCTCCAGGCCCAGGTTCTGGGCTTCGACGGCAAACGGGTCGACAAGAGCTACATGATGCTGGAGGAGCTGTTGACCAAACAGCTGCTGGCGCTAGACGCCGTGGACCCGCAGGGCGACGAGATGACCAAGATGGCGCGGAAGCAGGCGGTGAAGTTCGCCCAGAACATTCTCAACTATCTGGACATGAAGACGGACGAGTGGGAGTATTGA